One segment of Asaia bogorensis NBRC 16594 DNA contains the following:
- a CDS encoding Hint domain-containing protein has protein sequence MATTLSGTWSAVNISGQTVYQSGTTTVGQPASFAANASITVTNGATVTSLSGTSLTITVQAGGVVTDATLTAGTLRVASGGILSGNILSGVATTLSSGAQSINDTYLKGAAGGTWSYALNGATVTGATVGSGGYLQLQAGATGSNITAADGGSASLAAGTTNGFHAVNGGYLQSGTMVFSGYAGNGTTVSTGAILNGVWSAVNVNGKTVYQNATTTVSDPVILNGATLYVASGAIVSGLTCISNTIPTISIYSGGTVLDSHITRTYVRVDNGGVLSDNQLDGCDVTLSTGARSTDDTYSWYGFAVQSVKVASGATITNANVTSNTTISAATGATLNGVHVASGGSAVIAADVDLSGFHSDAGTYLATYTPIGGTVTVPSTPAPPSGTVLTGTWSAVNSGGVTVYKSGVTFVQAPATLGNGAVLWVTSGATASGLSGYANAVYVQSGGTLAGSYLANGSVFVSSGGITSGNQFNSDPVTIAGGGSSVNDIFYNSGYDKNITLVQAGGSLIGGQVGSGGILSAVSGSVVQDPSVGNGGYLVVDKAATEVCFLKGTHILTARGEIPVEALQLGEAVACLVNGQTVFRPIIWIGSRFNRLEPWQPVDLAGYPVRIEANAFEPGIPSRDLLVTPEHCFAFEGRMLPIRMLVNGRSIRYDTAIQSYEYFHIELSEHSIILAENTPTESYPDTGNRHIFRESGNVVALRPEPAPRYALPLCVDRAYAQPLHERFARKTAGVETPIVTDEPDLRLVDAAGREIRPVRRDGTKYVFQVPPGTSGVHIASRASRPCDSIGPYVDDRRRLGVLIGAITGFSCDGQMAVTSHLTAEAVSGWYPGEGGYRWTDGFGWLPLTDEGGVTNSVILCVEVIAAGPYVSEPYEAGMASIAG, from the coding sequence ATGGCGACAACTTTGTCCGGCACGTGGTCGGCGGTGAACATTAGCGGTCAGACAGTTTACCAAAGCGGTACGACAACCGTAGGACAGCCTGCGTCATTCGCTGCCAATGCATCCATTACGGTTACGAACGGCGCAACCGTTACATCGCTCTCGGGAACGTCACTGACGATAACGGTGCAGGCGGGCGGTGTCGTCACCGACGCCACCCTGACAGCCGGTACACTAAGAGTTGCCAGCGGCGGCATATTGAGCGGGAATATTCTGAGCGGTGTCGCGACCACCCTGAGTTCTGGTGCCCAGTCCATCAACGATACTTATCTGAAGGGCGCGGCAGGGGGTACGTGGTCCTACGCCCTCAACGGTGCGACCGTGACAGGCGCAACCGTGGGGAGTGGCGGATATCTGCAATTGCAGGCAGGCGCCACCGGATCGAACATCACTGCCGCCGATGGCGGGTCCGCCTCTCTTGCCGCGGGGACAACCAACGGATTTCATGCAGTCAATGGCGGCTATCTTCAGTCAGGGACGATGGTCTTTTCCGGCTATGCCGGCAATGGAACCACGGTCTCAACTGGCGCAATCCTGAACGGGGTATGGTCGGCGGTCAACGTCAACGGCAAGACGGTTTACCAGAACGCCACGACGACAGTCAGTGATCCTGTGATTCTCAACGGGGCCACACTTTATGTAGCAAGCGGTGCGATAGTTTCTGGTCTCACCTGTATCTCCAACACGATCCCGACGATCAGCATATACTCGGGCGGTACCGTGCTCGACTCCCATATCACCCGTACCTATGTGCGCGTGGATAATGGAGGTGTTCTCAGCGATAATCAGCTTGATGGTTGCGATGTCACGCTCAGCACGGGCGCGCGTTCAACCGACGATACCTATTCCTGGTATGGTTTCGCCGTGCAGAGCGTCAAGGTGGCCAGCGGTGCCACCATCACCAATGCGAATGTCACCAGCAACACGACCATCAGCGCGGCCACGGGAGCAACCCTGAACGGCGTTCATGTGGCTTCTGGCGGGTCTGCCGTCATCGCAGCAGATGTCGATCTGTCGGGATTTCATTCCGATGCCGGGACCTATCTGGCCACATACACGCCGATCGGCGGTACGGTTACGGTGCCATCAACGCCCGCGCCCCCTTCAGGGACGGTCCTGACCGGCACCTGGAGTGCCGTCAATTCCGGCGGAGTCACGGTCTATAAAAGCGGTGTGACATTCGTGCAGGCTCCTGCCACGCTCGGAAACGGGGCGGTGCTCTGGGTTACGAGCGGTGCGACGGCCAGCGGCCTCTCGGGCTATGCAAACGCCGTCTATGTTCAAAGTGGTGGGACGCTCGCTGGATCCTATCTTGCCAATGGCTCTGTCTTTGTTTCGTCGGGTGGTATCACGAGCGGCAACCAGTTCAACTCGGACCCGGTGACGATTGCTGGAGGGGGCAGCTCCGTCAACGATATTTTCTATAACAGTGGCTATGACAAGAACATCACGCTTGTTCAGGCTGGCGGCTCGCTGATTGGCGGTCAAGTCGGGTCAGGGGGTATCCTCTCTGCTGTGTCGGGCTCCGTTGTTCAGGATCCTTCGGTGGGAAATGGCGGGTATCTTGTGGTTGACAAGGCCGCGACTGAAGTCTGCTTCCTCAAGGGGACGCATATCCTGACAGCCCGTGGCGAGATCCCTGTCGAGGCGCTCCAGCTTGGTGAGGCTGTTGCGTGTCTGGTGAACGGTCAGACGGTCTTTCGTCCGATTATCTGGATTGGTAGCCGGTTCAACCGCCTCGAACCCTGGCAGCCTGTCGATCTGGCGGGCTATCCGGTGCGGATCGAGGCTAATGCCTTCGAGCCCGGCATACCCTCGCGCGATCTTCTCGTGACCCCAGAACACTGTTTTGCATTTGAAGGGCGGATGCTGCCGATCCGTATGCTCGTGAACGGCAGGAGCATACGCTATGACACCGCAATCCAGAGCTACGAATATTTCCATATCGAGCTATCGGAGCATTCGATCATCCTCGCTGAGAATACCCCGACCGAAAGCTATCCCGACACCGGGAACAGGCATATTTTCAGGGAGTCTGGCAATGTCGTCGCGCTGCGTCCTGAGCCGGCGCCGCGTTATGCCCTGCCTCTATGCGTTGATCGTGCCTATGCACAGCCGCTTCACGAGCGTTTTGCCCGTAAGACGGCGGGCGTCGAAACGCCGATTGTCACCGATGAGCCGGACCTGCGCCTTGTCGATGCGGCAGGGCGTGAGATCCGTCCCGTGCGCCGCGACGGTACGAAATATGTGTTCCAGGTTCCGCCCGGCACGTCTGGGGTTCATATCGCCTCACGGGCATCGCGCCCCTGCGACAGCATCGGACCTTATGTTGATGATCGCCGTCGCCTCGGCGTGTTGATTGGTGCAATCACAGGCTTTTCCTGCGATGGCCAGATGGCCGTGACCTCTCATCTGACCGCCGAGGCTGTCTCGGGATGGTATCCGGGAGAGGGGGGGTACCGCTGGACAGACGGGTTCGGCTGGCTGCCACTGACGGATGAGGGTGGAGTAACGAATTCGGTTA